From Streptomyces sp. NBC_00370, a single genomic window includes:
- a CDS encoding DUF2637 domain-containing protein, translating to MSTPPLSPLHHDQPSNRTAEGRPAASQGAAERYALIAAGIVIVALTAGAFCLSYAHLADVAGQHGLGGSPVRRWAWPATLDAFIVAGELLMLRAGLRRVTDRWAIAVTAIGSVGSIALNVAGVSGTRDTGDVPFLDYVVAAVPPAAAMVAFAVLMRQIHQLVDQHPTAGSGQVLRASATTPFRSAGIPAEPAEPSELTEPPVAVPAWSPQPPAEVAETKARGGRPPGAPLGDLVEIGRAACAEQGKATRSIVRKAVEDKGLPISSERLTEVTNVLRNELTASAESGPASG from the coding sequence TTGTCCACCCCTCCCCTCTCACCCCTGCACCACGACCAGCCGAGCAATCGGACGGCCGAAGGACGGCCAGCAGCGTCCCAGGGTGCTGCCGAGCGATACGCGCTCATCGCGGCCGGCATCGTCATCGTCGCCCTGACCGCCGGAGCGTTCTGTCTCTCCTACGCGCACCTGGCCGATGTCGCCGGGCAGCATGGCCTGGGAGGTTCACCGGTCCGCCGCTGGGCATGGCCCGCGACCCTGGACGCGTTCATCGTCGCGGGTGAGCTGCTCATGCTCCGCGCAGGGCTGCGCCGGGTCACCGACCGATGGGCCATCGCCGTGACCGCCATCGGTTCTGTGGGCTCCATCGCCTTGAACGTTGCCGGGGTCAGCGGCACACGCGATACCGGTGACGTTCCGTTCCTCGATTACGTGGTGGCCGCGGTTCCACCGGCAGCCGCAATGGTGGCCTTCGCCGTACTGATGCGGCAGATCCACCAGCTCGTGGACCAGCACCCGACCGCAGGTTCCGGGCAGGTGTTGAGGGCATCGGCCACCACACCCTTCCGCTCCGCCGGAATACCAGCGGAGCCAGCAGAACCCAGCGAGCTCACCGAGCCACCGGTCGCCGTGCCCGCTTGGTCTCCGCAACCTCCTGCGGAGGTTGCGGAGACCAAGGCCCGCGGTGGCCGCCCGCCCGGCGCCCCGCTCGGGGATCTCGTGGAGATCGGCAGGGCTGCCTGTGCTGAGCAGGGAAAAGCCACCCGGTCCATTGTCCGGAAGGCAGTTGAGGACAAGGGCCTTCCCATTTCCAGCGAGCGGCTGACCGAGGTGACGAACGTCCTCCGGAACGAACTCACAGCCTCCGCCGAAAGCGGTCCAGCCAGCGGCTGA
- a CDS encoding plasmid mobilization protein → MPQQPAPRRRLRDKQLRERRVHPRYNDHEFVLVKNAAALSGMATGGYVAECSLAAARAGDPTAAVADYRAMVKTLMAANGQLGKIGSNLNQLTHHLNKDGAWPHPATVQKLLARVEASIDELDTAIAQVTEAR, encoded by the coding sequence GTGCCGCAGCAGCCAGCGCCGCGTCGCCGTCTGCGTGACAAGCAGTTGCGCGAGCGCCGCGTCCACCCCCGCTACAACGACCACGAGTTCGTCCTCGTCAAGAACGCCGCTGCTCTGAGCGGCATGGCGACCGGTGGCTACGTGGCCGAGTGCTCGCTCGCCGCTGCCCGTGCCGGCGACCCCACCGCAGCTGTTGCCGACTATCGCGCCATGGTGAAGACGCTCATGGCCGCCAACGGACAGCTCGGCAAGATCGGCAGCAACCTCAATCAGCTCACCCATCACCTCAACAAGGACGGCGCATGGCCCCACCCCGCCACCGTCCAAAAGCTCCTGGCCCGCGTCGAGGCGTCCATCGACGAACTGGACACCGCCATCGCCCAGGTCACTGAAGCCCGGTGA
- a CDS encoding TRADD-N-associated membrane domain-containing protein: MRTPLVAALGIVLSVVVAFASWAFLKANGPSYDDLEKRAWLDTATTTASVLLGVSGVILSLLWAASRSFASEAESARRHVEDPDLPHVHVYGAESQVYIQPGASHAGAKNGNTAPLLGPDAQSSMLTQIYSHGLAQAKVSFFVSIVFGMVGSAVLLTGVGLAIVHADSNGSRYAAIVTQTAGAVIDLLAGVFFLQSNRTRRDMGAQGVMLRDDGRFDRRLKAAGVLSDNISEEPLRNQVRAQMALQLVGGQLDASVAADSPDEAVGANTESSPTDETPPSGS; the protein is encoded by the coding sequence GTGCGCACGCCCCTGGTTGCCGCCCTCGGGATTGTGCTGTCGGTGGTGGTCGCCTTCGCTTCTTGGGCATTCTTAAAGGCCAACGGCCCCTCCTACGACGACCTTGAGAAGCGTGCTTGGCTTGATACCGCTACCACGACCGCTTCCGTCCTCCTCGGAGTATCCGGGGTGATCTTGTCGTTGCTATGGGCGGCGAGCCGCTCCTTCGCCAGCGAGGCAGAAAGTGCACGTCGCCACGTAGAAGACCCCGACCTTCCCCACGTCCACGTCTATGGCGCTGAGTCCCAGGTCTACATCCAGCCCGGGGCGTCTCACGCAGGTGCCAAGAACGGCAATACCGCACCGCTCCTGGGCCCGGACGCGCAGTCGTCGATGCTGACCCAGATCTACTCCCACGGACTCGCCCAGGCCAAGGTCAGCTTCTTCGTCAGCATTGTCTTCGGCATGGTCGGTTCAGCGGTTCTCCTGACTGGGGTCGGACTGGCAATCGTGCACGCCGACAGCAACGGCAGCCGGTACGCAGCGATCGTGACGCAGACCGCTGGAGCAGTCATCGATCTTCTGGCAGGAGTCTTCTTCCTGCAGTCCAACCGCACGCGTCGAGACATGGGTGCGCAAGGCGTGATGCTCCGTGATGACGGCCGGTTCGACCGTCGGCTGAAGGCCGCCGGTGTGCTATCCGACAACATCAGCGAAGAACCTCTTCGCAACCAGGTGCGGGCCCAGATGGCTCTGCAACTTGTTGGTGGTCAACTAGACGCGTCGGTGGCGGCCGATAGCCCGGATGAAGCCGTTGGCGCGAACACTGAGTCCTCGCCAACGGATGAAACGCCTCCAAGCGGTTCCTAA